One genomic window of Glycine max cultivar Williams 82 chromosome 16, Glycine_max_v4.0, whole genome shotgun sequence includes the following:
- the LOC100775193 gene encoding protein SET DOMAIN GROUP 41 isoform X1 yields the protein MEMRSKEEIEIGRDITATLTPLSFCLHTFYLHTHCSACFSSLPIPNPNPNPNSLFYCSPPCSAALSPLHHSSAERHLPPSAHSSHLCTALRLLLSHRPTSSSRLAGLLSNRHILTSLSVHDDVSERISVGAGAMAEAIAKQRGIPNDDAVLEEATIALSAVLTNAVEVHDNEGRALGIAVFDQIFSWINHSCSPNACYRFVLSSSSHSGEAKLGIAPHLQMNSSGVSISSSEFAKGGLGYGPRLVVRSIKKINKGEEVTVAYTDLLQPKAMRQSELWSKYRFVCCCKRCSALPSSYVDHALQEISAITCESSGSCSKFLKDMADRRLTECIDDVILEYLSVGDPESCCEKLEEILTQGLKEHLEVIEVKPDCIFMLHPLHHHSIKAYTTLASAYKVCACDLLSVDSETDINQLKAFDMSRISAAYSLVLAGATHHLFNSESSLIASVANFWTGAGESLLSLSKSSGWSMCVNLGLVIPNLASAMKFKCTKCSLMDRFRAGMLNGQIKSADFENVSNEFLHCVSDITQKVWGFLISDCQFLQSCKDPIISSWLMSTKSSSTVDVEVCVNKTNMCYTNESENSVSMCHEQTLADHAVACIFQLGVHCLAYGGLLASICYGPHSHLVCHVQNVLEHEKNFVLYSH from the exons ATGGAGATGAGAAGCAAGGAAGAGATAGAAATAGGAAGAGACATAACAGCAACACTGACTCCTCTCTCTTTTTGTCTCCACACTTTCTATCTTCACACTCACTGCTCTGCTTGCTTCTCTTCCCTTCCAATTCCCAATCCCAATCCCAATCCCAATTCACTCTTCTATTGCTCCCCTCCATGCTCCGCCGCACTTTCACCTCTCCACCACTCCTCCGCCGAGCGCCACCTACCTCCCTCCGCTCACTCCTCCCACCTCTGTACCGCCCTCCGCCTCCTCCTCTCCCACCGCCCCACCTCCTCCTCCCGCCTCGCCGGCCTCCTCTCCAATCGCCACATCCTCACCTCCCTCTCTGTCCACGACGACGTTTCGGAGAGAATCAGCGTCGGTGCCGGCGCCATGGCAGAAGCGATCGCGAAGCAGCGCGGCATCCCCAACGACGACGCCGTTTTGGAGGAAGCCACGATTGCGCTCAGCGCGGTGCTAACGAACGCCGTGGAGGTGCACGATAACGAAGGGCGCGCCCTCGGAATCGCGGTTTTCGACCAAATCTTCTCTTGGATCAACCACAGTTGTTCCCCCAACGCCTGCTACCGCTTTGTCCTCTCTTCTTCTTCGCATTCCGGGGAAGCCAAACTTGGAATTGCTCCACACCTACAA ATGAATAGTAGCGGGGTTAGTATTAGCAGTAGTGAATTTGCAAAAG GGGGCCTGGGTTATGGTCCAAGATTGGTTGTGAGGAGTATCAAGAAAATCAATAAGGGAGAAGAGGTCACTGTAGCCTATACGGATCTCTTGCAGCCTAAG GCAATGAGACAGTCAGAGCTATGGTCAAAGTATAGGTTCGTTTGTTGTTGCAAACGATGTAGTGCTCTGCCCTCTTCCTACGTGGATCATGCGTTGCAA GAAATTTCTGCTATCACTTGTGAATCATCTGGTTCATGTTCCAAGTTCCTCAAAGACATGGCTGATAGAAGATTGACTGAGTGCATTGATGATGTTATATTGGAGTATCTTTCTGTTGGTGATCCTGAGTCTTGTTGTGAGAAGCTTGAGGAGATACTCACACAAGGTCTAAAAGAGCACTTAGAAGTCATTGAAGTAAAACCAGATTGTATATTCATGCTGCATCCCCTACATCACCACTCTATAAAAGCATACACAACACTGGCTTCTGCATATAAAGTTTGTGCTTGTGATTTATTGTCTGTAGACTCTGAAACAGATATAAACCAATTAAAAGCTTTTGACATGAGCAGGATCAGTGCTGCGTATTCTTTGGTACTTGCAGGAGCAACTCATCATCTCTTCAATTCTGAATCCTCACTGATTGCATCTGTTGCAAATTTTTGGACAGGAGCTGGTGAATCTTTGTTATCTCTAAGCAAAAGTTCTGGATGGAGTATGTGTGTTAATTTGGGTCTTGTTATTCCAAACCTTGCTTCTGCCATGAAATTCAAATGTACAAAGTGCTCCTTAATGGATAGGTTTAGAGCTGGTATGTTAAATGGTCAAATTAAAAGTGCAGATTTTGAGAATGTATCAAATGAATTTCTTCATTGTGTCTCAGATATTACTCAGAAAGTTTGGGGTTTCCTTATCTCTGATTGCCAATTTTTGCAATCATGCAAAGATCCTATCATTTCCAGCTGGCTAATGTCTACCAAAAGTTCAAGTACAGTGGATGTTGAGGTTTGcgttaacaaaactaacatgtGTTACACCAATGAATCTGAAAATAGCGTCTCTATGTGTCATGAACAAACCTTAGCAGATCATGCAGTAGCATGCATTTTTCAGCTTGGCGTACACTGCTTAGCATATGGAGGATTATTGGCTAGCATTTGTTATGGCCCCCATtcacatttggtttgtcatgtTCAAAATGTTCTAGAACATGAAAAGAATTTTGTATTATATTCTCATTAA
- the LOC100775193 gene encoding protein SET DOMAIN GROUP 41 isoform X2 → MEMRSKEEIEIGRDITATLTPLSFCLHTFYLHTHCSACFSSLPIPNPNPNPNSLFYCSPPCSAALSPLHHSSAERHLPPSAHSSHLCTALRLLLSHRPTSSSRLAGLLSNRHILTSLSVHDDVSERISVGAGAMAEAIAKQRGIPNDDAVLEEATIALSAVLTNAVEVHDNEGRALGIAVFDQIFSWINHSCSPNACYRFVLSSSSHSGEAKLGIAPHLQAMRQSELWSKYRFVCCCKRCSALPSSYVDHALQEISAITCESSGSCSKFLKDMADRRLTECIDDVILEYLSVGDPESCCEKLEEILTQGLKEHLEVIEVKPDCIFMLHPLHHHSIKAYTTLASAYKVCACDLLSVDSETDINQLKAFDMSRISAAYSLVLAGATHHLFNSESSLIASVANFWTGAGESLLSLSKSSGWSMCVNLGLVIPNLASAMKFKCTKCSLMDRFRAGMLNGQIKSADFENVSNEFLHCVSDITQKVWGFLISDCQFLQSCKDPIISSWLMSTKSSSTVDVEVCVNKTNMCYTNESENSVSMCHEQTLADHAVACIFQLGVHCLAYGGLLASICYGPHSHLVCHVQNVLEHEKNFVLYSH, encoded by the exons ATGGAGATGAGAAGCAAGGAAGAGATAGAAATAGGAAGAGACATAACAGCAACACTGACTCCTCTCTCTTTTTGTCTCCACACTTTCTATCTTCACACTCACTGCTCTGCTTGCTTCTCTTCCCTTCCAATTCCCAATCCCAATCCCAATCCCAATTCACTCTTCTATTGCTCCCCTCCATGCTCCGCCGCACTTTCACCTCTCCACCACTCCTCCGCCGAGCGCCACCTACCTCCCTCCGCTCACTCCTCCCACCTCTGTACCGCCCTCCGCCTCCTCCTCTCCCACCGCCCCACCTCCTCCTCCCGCCTCGCCGGCCTCCTCTCCAATCGCCACATCCTCACCTCCCTCTCTGTCCACGACGACGTTTCGGAGAGAATCAGCGTCGGTGCCGGCGCCATGGCAGAAGCGATCGCGAAGCAGCGCGGCATCCCCAACGACGACGCCGTTTTGGAGGAAGCCACGATTGCGCTCAGCGCGGTGCTAACGAACGCCGTGGAGGTGCACGATAACGAAGGGCGCGCCCTCGGAATCGCGGTTTTCGACCAAATCTTCTCTTGGATCAACCACAGTTGTTCCCCCAACGCCTGCTACCGCTTTGTCCTCTCTTCTTCTTCGCATTCCGGGGAAGCCAAACTTGGAATTGCTCCACACCTACAA GCAATGAGACAGTCAGAGCTATGGTCAAAGTATAGGTTCGTTTGTTGTTGCAAACGATGTAGTGCTCTGCCCTCTTCCTACGTGGATCATGCGTTGCAA GAAATTTCTGCTATCACTTGTGAATCATCTGGTTCATGTTCCAAGTTCCTCAAAGACATGGCTGATAGAAGATTGACTGAGTGCATTGATGATGTTATATTGGAGTATCTTTCTGTTGGTGATCCTGAGTCTTGTTGTGAGAAGCTTGAGGAGATACTCACACAAGGTCTAAAAGAGCACTTAGAAGTCATTGAAGTAAAACCAGATTGTATATTCATGCTGCATCCCCTACATCACCACTCTATAAAAGCATACACAACACTGGCTTCTGCATATAAAGTTTGTGCTTGTGATTTATTGTCTGTAGACTCTGAAACAGATATAAACCAATTAAAAGCTTTTGACATGAGCAGGATCAGTGCTGCGTATTCTTTGGTACTTGCAGGAGCAACTCATCATCTCTTCAATTCTGAATCCTCACTGATTGCATCTGTTGCAAATTTTTGGACAGGAGCTGGTGAATCTTTGTTATCTCTAAGCAAAAGTTCTGGATGGAGTATGTGTGTTAATTTGGGTCTTGTTATTCCAAACCTTGCTTCTGCCATGAAATTCAAATGTACAAAGTGCTCCTTAATGGATAGGTTTAGAGCTGGTATGTTAAATGGTCAAATTAAAAGTGCAGATTTTGAGAATGTATCAAATGAATTTCTTCATTGTGTCTCAGATATTACTCAGAAAGTTTGGGGTTTCCTTATCTCTGATTGCCAATTTTTGCAATCATGCAAAGATCCTATCATTTCCAGCTGGCTAATGTCTACCAAAAGTTCAAGTACAGTGGATGTTGAGGTTTGcgttaacaaaactaacatgtGTTACACCAATGAATCTGAAAATAGCGTCTCTATGTGTCATGAACAAACCTTAGCAGATCATGCAGTAGCATGCATTTTTCAGCTTGGCGTACACTGCTTAGCATATGGAGGATTATTGGCTAGCATTTGTTATGGCCCCCATtcacatttggtttgtcatgtTCAAAATGTTCTAGAACATGAAAAGAATTTTGTATTATATTCTCATTAA
- the LOC100775193 gene encoding protein SET DOMAIN GROUP 41 isoform X3: MEMRSKEEIEIGRDITATLTPLSFCLHTFYLHTHCSACFSSLPIPNPNPNPNSLFYCSPPCSAALSPLHHSSAERHLPPSAHSSHLCTALRLLLSHRPTSSSRLAGLLSNRHILTSLSVHDDVSERISVGAGAMAEAIAKQRGIPNDDAVLEEATIALSAVLTNAVEVHDNEGRALGIAVFDQIFSWINHSCSPNACYRFVLSSSSHSGEAKLGIAPHLQMNSSGVSISSSEFAKGGLGYGPRLVVRSIKKINKGEEVTVAYTDLLQPKAMRQSELWSKYRFVCCCKRCSALPSSYVDHALQEISAITCESSGSCSKFLKDMADRRLTECIDDVILEYLSVGDPESCCEKLEEILTQGAGESLLSLSKSSGWSMCVNLGLVIPNLASAMKFKCTKCSLMDRFRAGMLNGQIKSADFENVSNEFLHCVSDITQKVWGFLISDCQFLQSCKDPIISSWLMSTKSSSTVDVEVCVNKTNMCYTNESENSVSMCHEQTLADHAVACIFQLGVHCLAYGGLLASICYGPHSHLVCHVQNVLEHEKNFVLYSH; encoded by the exons ATGGAGATGAGAAGCAAGGAAGAGATAGAAATAGGAAGAGACATAACAGCAACACTGACTCCTCTCTCTTTTTGTCTCCACACTTTCTATCTTCACACTCACTGCTCTGCTTGCTTCTCTTCCCTTCCAATTCCCAATCCCAATCCCAATCCCAATTCACTCTTCTATTGCTCCCCTCCATGCTCCGCCGCACTTTCACCTCTCCACCACTCCTCCGCCGAGCGCCACCTACCTCCCTCCGCTCACTCCTCCCACCTCTGTACCGCCCTCCGCCTCCTCCTCTCCCACCGCCCCACCTCCTCCTCCCGCCTCGCCGGCCTCCTCTCCAATCGCCACATCCTCACCTCCCTCTCTGTCCACGACGACGTTTCGGAGAGAATCAGCGTCGGTGCCGGCGCCATGGCAGAAGCGATCGCGAAGCAGCGCGGCATCCCCAACGACGACGCCGTTTTGGAGGAAGCCACGATTGCGCTCAGCGCGGTGCTAACGAACGCCGTGGAGGTGCACGATAACGAAGGGCGCGCCCTCGGAATCGCGGTTTTCGACCAAATCTTCTCTTGGATCAACCACAGTTGTTCCCCCAACGCCTGCTACCGCTTTGTCCTCTCTTCTTCTTCGCATTCCGGGGAAGCCAAACTTGGAATTGCTCCACACCTACAA ATGAATAGTAGCGGGGTTAGTATTAGCAGTAGTGAATTTGCAAAAG GGGGCCTGGGTTATGGTCCAAGATTGGTTGTGAGGAGTATCAAGAAAATCAATAAGGGAGAAGAGGTCACTGTAGCCTATACGGATCTCTTGCAGCCTAAG GCAATGAGACAGTCAGAGCTATGGTCAAAGTATAGGTTCGTTTGTTGTTGCAAACGATGTAGTGCTCTGCCCTCTTCCTACGTGGATCATGCGTTGCAA GAAATTTCTGCTATCACTTGTGAATCATCTGGTTCATGTTCCAAGTTCCTCAAAGACATGGCTGATAGAAGATTGACTGAGTGCATTGATGATGTTATATTGGAGTATCTTTCTGTTGGTGATCCTGAGTCTTGTTGTGAGAAGCTTGAGGAGATACTCACACAAG GAGCTGGTGAATCTTTGTTATCTCTAAGCAAAAGTTCTGGATGGAGTATGTGTGTTAATTTGGGTCTTGTTATTCCAAACCTTGCTTCTGCCATGAAATTCAAATGTACAAAGTGCTCCTTAATGGATAGGTTTAGAGCTGGTATGTTAAATGGTCAAATTAAAAGTGCAGATTTTGAGAATGTATCAAATGAATTTCTTCATTGTGTCTCAGATATTACTCAGAAAGTTTGGGGTTTCCTTATCTCTGATTGCCAATTTTTGCAATCATGCAAAGATCCTATCATTTCCAGCTGGCTAATGTCTACCAAAAGTTCAAGTACAGTGGATGTTGAGGTTTGcgttaacaaaactaacatgtGTTACACCAATGAATCTGAAAATAGCGTCTCTATGTGTCATGAACAAACCTTAGCAGATCATGCAGTAGCATGCATTTTTCAGCTTGGCGTACACTGCTTAGCATATGGAGGATTATTGGCTAGCATTTGTTATGGCCCCCATtcacatttggtttgtcatgtTCAAAATGTTCTAGAACATGAAAAGAATTTTGTATTATATTCTCATTAA